The Oncorhynchus mykiss isolate Arlee chromosome 17, USDA_OmykA_1.1, whole genome shotgun sequence genomic interval AAACAATTGGGCTGGGGAGGCCGAGTTGATGTCGCGCTGGCAGGGCTGCACAGTCTGCctgctaggtgtgtgtgtgttctaactGCTCTAACCAGTGTTTGTTTCTTACCCATTCGCAAACTTGTCGACCCAGTTCCGGCCACTTAGTTTTTTGTTTCCTGTTTCAGTGAGTGTGTGGTACAGACGGTATTCTTCCAGCTCTGTTTCACCCAATGAGTAGCTCAACTCTTCAGAGAACATCAGCCTATATTGTAGTTCAACTTCATTGAATTGCATCCATCAAATGAATCATGAATTGTCATTTAGGCCTACTCATGATTACTGCTCTTGTATCATTTGAGTTGAATGTTGTTGCTTTGGCATGCTGACATGTCTGAATTCAAAAACTTTTGACATCAAAACTTGTGACTTATGACTGGGACCCATTATTGTTATGACTGCAGTCTGCTGTTTCTGCTGTTTTAAAGAGAAGGTTCCAACAAATTAAACTATTTTCATCTCTTTCAAGAACCTTACTGGTGTGATCGGAGTTGGCGTAGACTACCTCTCAGACCATAGACTACCTGTCTAAACCACACCGTACAGAAACAGGAAGCAGACAGACACCAACTCGCTGCTAGCTAACACTCCAAACATTTTGAGAACGAAACCCTTTGACATCCGGGCATCTTGATCGGGTTCACTGCAGAGTACAGGGGTTCCTTCTTTTAAAAGTTTCGAGCTCACACCacgggacttagaggtacccagcatcactgcttcattgctccagaccaccgcaAGGGGGAGTTGGCGCACTcgttatgcttttgggtcccaaggtttttatatatccaatcatatcgagtggttccaatgacaaATTTGATGCGAGCCACCCTTCCAtggtgactttcttcagcaaagatggctgacaaaacattacggaggaagcaaatgtaagtaattataacgtcataacgagtcaagcaaaaaatgtacaattgagaggaatgttagttaatgtagagacaaacgattgtgcatattgtttttgtcataaagtttGGCAAGTTTCAGCCATATCCAATACCGGGAGTATCAAACTCcattctttgaatgatgctgtgtctgcatgtatgtattacaattatacacttcaacagtgtttactgtgcctgggacatcaatgattacacattgtaactatgcaatagactagaaacatgatttaagtaaaggctgatttgtaattcatatatacagaataaaaaaaacagtacatcctgccagcacgcccacaaaCAAGCCACTCAGGCGAAGAATGACACATGGAAGAGGACGATGAATGAGATGGGAGTAACAATCCAGGATATTTACTCTAAGATGACATAATGTACTGAAATAGGCAGGGAGCGGGTTTCGAACCCTCAACATTCTAGTCCGAAGCCCAGTATGCTATCGACTGTGCCCAAATGTACTAATTGATGTTGGGGCCGATTGTTGCAAAAAAATACTATCAATTGGAATCTTTAACATGTGGAAAAGTATTAGTTTTTCACAAGCATAGCAGGATGGGCCATTAGCTGAACAGtatattgcatagttacaatgtgtaatcatggATGTCCCAGGCGCAGTAAacactattcaacctttacttgAACCTTTTAAAAATTGTCTAATAGCCAAGCCAGGCGTGAAACCcccccaacttgcaacaaatcATTTGTATCAATCTTTCCACATCTACCTACACACAGTTAATGTTCTGgggaaaaaagtgtgtgtgtgtgtacactcagCAAAAACACAAACGTCCTCTcaatgtcaactgcatttatttgctgtgagatgttaccccactcttccaccaaggcacctgcaagttcccggacatttctgggggaaatggccctagccctcaccctccgacccAACCGGTCCCAGACttgctgtcttgcaggaaatcacgcacagaacgagtgGAAAAAGATGGCGTAATGGATTAATATGCCCCGAAAATGAAGTTAAAGTAACACAGTTGAATTTATATTGTGGGTGAACTAGTAGGCACATGAAGGTATCTGTGCAATATACACTTTATCTAACCAGTAACCACTTTCAGGTTTGAAAATGTTTAACAAACTCTGATTTGAGGATGGACAATCTCTATGAATTGAGGATCTTCCCTTTAATGATTCTAAACATCTCTACCAGGTGAGCATGGGGTGGAGGGTGTGCCTCATAAGATGAGCCCTGAGGAAGAGGAGGTCCTGTTGtcggaggaagatgaggaagaggcCTTGTCGGCCAGGCCGGTCCAGATCGTTGTGGCTCACGAGGACGACCACGCCTTTGAGCTCGACGAGGCGGCGCTGGAGCGCATCCTGCTGCAGGAGCATGTGCGCGACCTCAACGTGGTGGTTGTGTCGGTGGCCGGTGCCTTCCGCAAGGGCAAGTCCTTCCTGCTGGACTTCATGCTGCGCTTCATGTACAACCAGGTGAGGTTATACACAGGCTTTCCTTGTACAGGCTACATGAGGGGCCTAAAATCAGGGCCTAAAATTCACTTTTTGGTCCACCAGTCACTGGCAGGTAAATCTACCAGCCAGATTTTGTTTGACCAGccaaaaatattttttctctGAAATGACACAACCCATTAAAATGGCTGCGCGTGCTTTGTAATGTTACTAAAACATATGTATTActagtaagaagtaatgtggtatatTTCATATGTTTGTGACCCTGTGTTTTTTTAAAAACCAAAAATAGAGACAAATGTACACAGGTTACCTTGGTAATGTGACTTTCTGCCTGTGAGATTGAGTCTGACTAGTAGCTGTTGTCTTCTCTTCCCTAACAGTTGAAATTCAAACATTTGAAAAACAACCTACCTaacaatgtaaatagccaagaaacacaaggacaaagtctcACTTCCGTAGACTTTCGTTTCAAGTAAATTAGACCTTCTTTTATGCCTGTGCCAGCGCTCGCACTGGAGCCCTGACCACCCGCCAACGTGACTGGTGAAATTGACATCTTACTGTCAAAATCTAGATGCGGTGTTTATTTTAGTGTACAACAAGGTGAGGCTAGATGAAAGCTTGTCATACTATACATGTAAAGCTACACTgtggtggaatattctaatcgagtgtcatttcttcaaacaatctatatttaatattgatttaattattgcaataatagCCGGCTGCGACTGTGggggtccgtggggcgacgcacaattggcctagcgtcgtccgggttagggagggtttggctggtagggatatccttgtctcatcgcgcactagcaactcctgtggcgggccgggcgcagtgcacgctaaccaggtcgccaggtgcacggtgtttcctccgacacattggtgcggctggcttccgggttcgatgcgcgctgtgttacgaagcagtgcggcttggttgggttgtgtttcggaggacgcaaggctttcgaccttcgtctctcccatgCCCGTTCAGGAGTTGTAGCGACGAGACAAGACAGTAACCACTAAcgattggataccacgaaattggggataaaagggtgtaaaatacattttttttaaaaagacaCTAACAGGATAGAAATGAATTCTTATTTAATAAGTATTAATTGCTAactattaatatcaaacaaatcaGGTAAATATGTAATTTCTCTCAACACACGGCCTACATGTATAACCAGGACTGTTATACATGTGACCTAGAACCAGGAGAGGATACACACAGGCTTATGTAGTATATGTACATAGGCATACATCGTTACATGTAGAATAAGTTGTAGAATTAGTCCTTATTAAGGAttccagctactcttcctggggaccAGCAACATTAACCTCCTTAGTATGGAAATCCCATTAACAGCCctacttcatttctcaaaagagaAACATAGAACAATTTCtaaactgttgacatctagtggaagccataggaactgcagtCTGGGCCCTAATAAATCAGGTCTCCCATAGAAAAACATTGGAAAACAGTGGCACGCAATCTGATTCTCCCAATAACAATGATTTGAATGGGCAgacacctaaaaaaaaaaaaagattgattctccttgggttttcgcctgccatatcagttctatTATAATCACAGAccgcttctgggcctgagtaaggcagtttactttgggtatGTCAGTCATCCGAatttccgaatactgcccccggCCCTCAAGAAGTTAAGGCAAATACAATTTaaaacacttttcacaacacattaagtggaCACATGCGTGTTTGTGTGCAGCCTATACTGACCACACACCTGCTCTGACCCACCAGGTATGGAAATACACAGGTTAGAATGCAAACACAGTGGCCCTCATCCTGCCAGTCTGGAACATACTAGAATATGAAGCAGGGTTCAACATGAACTCTcgcctgttttttgttgttgatagtAAACTCATGCTTTTGTAGATAGACGCCAGTAGATTTCCAAGTAGAAATTCACTTGACCAGTAGACTTCTGGCCTACTTGCCCCGACCGGAAAAAAATCAATTTTCAAACCCTTGTGAGAACTGGAGAACAGCTCATGTCACATGTCTGGTGAACTTTGTGAGTCTGAGTGCTTTATGACCTGTGGTGTTTCGCCACATTGAAGAGCTATTTTCTGCAGATGCGCTGTGAAATGATCCAGTATCACTTATTGAAAATATTGCCTGTTGGGCTACCTGGCGGTGCTTTGGGCTACCTGGCGGTGCTTTGGGACATCTGCTAACATGAAGTGTCCTTTGAAATTCAGTACACTATTGGCCCTGCTAGAACATTTTTTTACATGGACTTCAAACAACTCATTAGATTAAATCACACAACCAACCAGAGATACTTATCTTGAGTTGGAAAACATTGTCCTCATATTTTTCAATCAGTGAAACTAAGAGCTGTGAGGAATTAATTCACTCCATTCATTGGATGCTTAGGGAGTAAACTTATCAGGATTTCTGCCACAACTTGCTAAACCTGTTTGCTGTTCATAACTTGTTTAGGGGGGGTGAGTGTAATCCATTTGAGCTGTGCTTAAAGCTGATTTTTTTGGGGCGCACAATGCTTGGGACTGTGGCACGCTTTTGCAAGAACTTTATTCCAGGCATAAAggctgcttttgtgtgtgtgtggccctcaAGGTTTGAGCGGGGATTGCCATCAATATGCCACTCGGGTATGCTAACAAACAGGAGGGCCTGGGTTAGGGTTGTTCGATATGAGAGTAGGGTCCAGAGAAAAAATATCTAGCTTCTAGAAACTTCAAGGATATCTGGAATACATCTGATGGGTCTAAGCAGGTACTGTAGTAGATGGTAGTATTTATTGCCCTCTAATAGGCTTGGTAGGGCCTTGACCATATTGCTCGCTTATACCGTTCAGGTTTACATTAATTGTCTAGGGGAAATGGCTAGAGGTTGTTTCTGGGCAGGGCCTGTGAGGACCGTTTCAGCCAACGAGAGTCGTGGTACTGTAGCTACATGGCTCATATGATTGCCAATCTCCTGCTTTGATGTGTCCTTTTCAGACATCTTGCTCCTGGCTGGGTGGGCACGAGGAGCCACTGACGGGCTTCACCTGGCGGGGGGGCTGCGAGAGGGAGACCACGGGCATCCTGGCCTGGAGCGAGGTGTTTGTGGTGGACAAGCCAGACGGGAGCAAGGTAAATACAAAGTCTCTTTTCCCTTGGATGGGCACACGTTTGTTAAGACTTTGCACTCCAAAATTCAAGTTTGTTTGATATTCTCAGACCGCTAAAACAATCAAGATGAGTCCatatcaaacaccaccagtaaaATGTGGAAATGATATGCCGTTTATTGTCTTGATTCATTTTGGATTGCGGCATATAGCTGGATTTCCAAAACAGATTTACGAACTTTGATTTTGGAGTGCAATGTCCCTTTAAAAAACATGGTTTAAGATTTCCAGTTGTCCATTGGTTAATTCAACTGATTTAATACCCCTTGATTTTGGTAAAGAATGCGACTTATTCATTGATTTGATCCTTTCCCTGCAGGTTGCTGTTCTTCTAATCGACACACAGGGGGCTTTCGACAGCCAATCGACCATCAAAGATTGTGCGACGCTGTTTGCGTTGAGCACCATGACCAGCTCTGTACAGGTATGACGCTCCCCCTCAGTGTACCCTTTTATATTAAGGTGTTCACTGCTCAAAGTAGTAGGGGAGAtctacaatgtgtgtgtgtgtttcatttgCCAGTATTGAACAAATAATAGTAGGAAACTGGGTGATTCTAGGCTGTTTGGATGAGGAATGCCACTCTACCTATCCCCCTTTTCACCAGTAAGTATCTGGATTGAAAAATTGGCTTTTTTCCCCGAGACTTGGTGCATGTTATTGCATGCTAAATAAACAGTTGAAGTTATACTGTCATGTGCTAGTTCTAGACTGTAATTGAATACCAGACTTTCCCTGTACCAACTTTTCAATTCATGCAAAACAGTGATTGAAAATGTGATCTATGTTGACATCAGGTTGATGTTTTGTCACCGGTTAGGTTTACAACTTGTCTCAGAATGTGCAGGAAGACGACCTTCAACATCTCCAggtttgtgtgtgtccatgtttgtTAAGTCCCCCTTCCAGAACAATCCAATCTTCAACACTGCTTTGGACGTTGAACTCCACAAACAACTTGAAAAGGATCTTTACTTTGAGGTTATCACAGCCCTCCGGGGGGGGAATGTCTACATGATGTTCCTTTGATGATCAACCATGCAGTTGGAACTATTGTACTTAAGTGGGTCACAATTAGAGCGCTTGTATGGAAGTATATAGCTGCTTTCTCCCTTGTTAAAGATATGGACGTTTGAAATGCTAAGTGAACGTCACATTTTAGACTTGAAATGTGACTGTACCCCTTTTGACTCGAGCACCCCTAGAAGCAAAAGTGatttatatatgtatgtgtatatgtagcCTCTTTTAAAACCTACTCAACAGACGACTCTGAAATTAAGCGTGTTATTAACGTTACTATCCTGTTAGACGGCAACAGTCCGCTACAAGACGGCTCCTTGTTATTAATAGATCGACTGACTGTTGTCCTTTTTGACAAGAACGTGGAGTATTACTCTGCTTTATGCCTGACTTTTTGTTTCTCCCCCTACCTAGCTCTTTACTGAATATGGGAGGTTGGCCTTGGAAGAAATCTACGAGAAACCATTTCAGGTATAATCGTATTTCTCTGCTGCCTTTCCTGAATGAACGGCATGCAATGCCTTTCTTATTGGATAATAATGACGAGATTTTTAAGTAATTGAGATGGAGCTAATGGGCATCTCTAGAGTCTTATTCAATATGGCTGCCATTACTTGacattttgtgaaaaatcaaTAGTCATGTAGTATCTTGTTTAATATTTATTCCTTGACTTCCACAACAGACTTTAATGTTTCTTATAAGAGACTGGAGCTACCCTTACGAGCATTCTTACGGCTTAGAGGGAGGGAAGAGTTTCCTGGAGAAGAGATTACAAGTACGTATTTTTTTCACTTGCTCCATTCTAAGAAAATAAGAGCTTTAACATCTGACATTTCAGGAACTAAAGCACTTACACGCGTTCTAATTTTGCGTCCGCTGTTCAAACAGCCTGGTGTCCTATGTTTGTgcagtcttgccaactcctatggtcattggcaCGACAACGACCAGTAGTAGGCTATACAGCACTTGACATTGGCATGACAACGACCAGTAGTAGGCTATACAGCACTTGACATTGGCATGACAACGACCAGTAGTAGGCTATACAGCACATGGAGAGGTGATTCTAGCTTCAAGGCTGCACACTTGGGTTCTGAAGGAATAGATGCCAACACTCTGACAGCTATGCTGCCTTTGTCAGGGTTTTTAGCGcagacagatctgagaccaggccaATTCGAACTATATTTGTCCAACCATTTACTTGAATAAGCAAGGGTCTCTCCACTGTGTGCAGGTGAAACAGAACCAGCACGAGGAGCTGCAGAATGTCAGGAAGCACATCCATTCCTGCTTCTCGAACATTGGCTGCTTCCTCCTGCCCCACCCCGGCCTCAAGGTGGCCACCAACCCCAACTTTGATGGCAGACTCACAGGTACGCTGTCGGAAAAGGTTGCTCAATTACCCTTGTGGAAAGATTGCACACCTGTCTCTGAGAGCATGAACAGCGCCATTGAGGGCTGTCTCTATTATTAAGTAGTCCATTTCCTCTTCTACTTCTGAGTGTGTTGACAGTTGATGGCGCTGCCCATGTTAAAACAGGCTTTAGTCAACGTACCCCCTAGCCAACTCTTGTCAATTCCAAATAAACCAGCCCCAAGGCACTCCTGTCAGTCTGAAGTGATTGGATGGGGTCTAATCACTATGGTCAAATGTCTACCTAGCCAATCAGAAGGTACGGTGAAGCTATTACCATAATGCTATATCAATCATCTCAGATATCCAGGTGTGCCTAGGGAAGATGGTTCACTGCAGACTTGTATTTTTGGATCTTAAAGGGAAAGTGCTACATAAATGCCATCTATTACAATACGAAGGTCACCTTTTCTAAGTTCtaaaacaacacatatgcctTTTATATATAGTTGCATTTAAGGTCTGGTGGTGTTTTTAAAAGGAAAATGTCCAGACCTTTTAATAAGAAATGATACTAGATTACTTTAGAAAAAAAATTGGCGTTGACTGATCAGATCAAATGATGACATAAAAGAACCGTTGTGTTGAAACGCCCGTGCGATGTTTATTAACAGTGAGAATCGCAGAATGGTTAACTAAACGACAGAGTTTGACTGTGCGATATTAGATTGcttcttgtgtaaatattttctgTCTGGATTTGAATGATTTTCCCCACTTGTCTCCCCCTCTAGATATTGATGACGATTTCAAGACTGAGCTAGTCAACCTAGTGCCAATCTTGTTGTCCCCGGAGAACTTGGTGGAGAAAGAAATCGGAGGATCCAAAGTGACGTGCCGAGACCTTGTACAGTATTTTAAAGTAAGTTGATTGTTTCAAGCATTCCTTCTGAGCTTATGCCTTGCCATCATTAGCCAGgccagttactcaaccctgcaccttagaggatGCTGCCCTATGGACATGGACATAGAcgtggaatcactggtcactttaataatgcttacaaaatgagtaaaacagtatgcaTGTAGATACTGTATTCGCTCGTTCTAAtagttatatatttcttaattccattcttttactttgcGATTGGTGTGTATTGTTgaatactactgcactgttggagctaggaactcaagcatttcactacaacctcaataacatctgctaaatatgtgtatgttaccaataacattttatttactCTATACCTCAACTTTTATATACCCTTTTTTCCTCCTATACCTTTCCTCAATTAATTTTCTTCTTCTGAAACAAATGttgcttgtttatttatttttttcggCACAGGCATACATGAAAATATACCAAGGGGAGGAGCTGCCTCATCCCAAGTCAATGTTACAGGTAGTTCACTCTCCAGATAGTCAATGATACATTCCCCTAACAAATAACTGGATTGTGTTCAATAGGCACAAAATGGAATAGAATAGTTTGAGATGGGGGTAAAACGGGGCGGCAGTACCTGAATTTATCCAATTAGAAAgcttgttttctgttgcaaagtGTTGTTGTAAATATAGCCCTGAAACAACATTCTCATGTTTTCACTTGTAGTTGACCAAATGTATTGTGCCATGAACATTCATTGCATCCCGATGCCTTTTGATACCATTTTAAGTTACTTAGTCAATGAGAGATTAGCAAACTATATGCTTGTACTCATGAGTGTGGGGAGTTGTGCCCATTTCTGTCCTATGAAGTCATTCCTGACCAATATTTGTCTATTTAGAGGGCCCGTTTGGCTAAAGAATACCTCCAGAGGCAACACGTATTCCATATAGGCTCTTTAAAACTTTGAGTTGAATTTCATGTGAATGTAGGAGAACGTTGATGCACCAAAGGAACCTAATCTCAGGACGGCTTTCCCCTCTTCTTTCTTCCGCTGTCACCTAGGCAACGGCTGAAGCCAACAACCTCGCAGCTGTTGCAGGAGCAAAAGACATTTACAACAAAGGCATGGAGCAGGTAATTGAACAATTACTTTCTGTTTTGAGCATCCAATTTAGCATATGACTGACTAATAAAAGCAGTCGAAGCGTTTTCATCTGTGCGGATGAGTTGTGGCGTGTGTTACTAGCTACATTTTACTCAAGATTGATTTAGTCGAAAAGCttttttgtttcgtttttttgTTGTCCACTTAACCATCAATCTTCATTAGACGGCTCTAAATAAACTCGGAAACAGCTCTGTTTTTGCTCTCAGCAAAGTTGTGTCCTCCTAGCTCCTACATCTAGCTATGCGCTGGCTCCTTGTAGATCTGAAAGGATTAGGTTGATTTAGTCCCGTGTATAGCACTCCTGTGGAGTCTGGTGTGCTGATGTTCACATTTACGTTGTTTCTTCTGTATTGATCTATACTGaccaaaaatagaaatgcaacaatttttatgattttactgagttacagttcataaggtaatcagtcaaatgaaataaaCTCATTAGATCCTAATCTATAGATttgacatgactgggcaggggcgcagccatgggtggaactgcgagggcataggcccacccaccggggagctaggcccagccaatcagaatgagcttTTCCCCATTAAAATACTTTATTTCATACAGaattactcctcagtttcatcagctgttcgggTGGCTGGTCTGACtctcccacaggtgaagaagctggatgtggaagtcctgggctggcgtggttacacgtggtctgtggttgtgaggacggttgaacgtactgccaaattctctaaaacaatgttggaggctgcttatggtagagaaataaccAGGAAATtcactggcaacagctctggtggacattcctgcactcagcatgccaaatgcacgctccctcaacttgagatgtATGTGGTGCTGTtgtgacaaactgcacattttagtggccttttattgtccccagcacaaggtgcaactgtgtaaAGATTATTGCCGTTTAATcgtcttcttgatatgccacgcctgtcaggtggatggattattttggcaaatgagaaacactcactaacagggatgtaaactaatttgtgcatgaAATTAAGCGAAATAAGctttgtatggaacatttctgagatcttctatttcagctccgtgaaacatgggaccaacacatgttgctttttatattttagttcagtgtacactaccggtcaaagtttttagaacacctactcattcaagctttaaaaaaaaaaaagattttctacattgtagaataatagtgaagacatcaaaactatgaaataacgtagtaaccaaagtgttaaacaaatccaaatatatttgagattcttcacatagccaccctttgccttgatgacagctttgcacactcttggcattctctcaaccagcttcatgaggtagcccTGGTAT includes:
- the LOC110493797 gene encoding atlastin-2 isoform X1, giving the protein MAEESRLQHRNHSPQNCKNSIFGEGEHGVEGVPHKMSPEEEEVLLSEEDEEEALSARPVQIVVAHEDDHAFELDEAALERILLQEHVRDLNVVVVSVAGAFRKGKSFLLDFMLRFMYNQTSCSWLGGHEEPLTGFTWRGGCERETTGILAWSEVFVVDKPDGSKVAVLLIDTQGAFDSQSTIKDCATLFALSTMTSSVQVYNLSQNVQEDDLQHLQLFTEYGRLALEEIYEKPFQTLMFLIRDWSYPYEHSYGLEGGKSFLEKRLQVKQNQHEELQNVRKHIHSCFSNIGCFLLPHPGLKVATNPNFDGRLTDIDDDFKTELVNLVPILLSPENLVEKEIGGSKVTCRDLVQYFKAYMKIYQGEELPHPKSMLQATAEANNLAAVAGAKDIYNKGMEQVCGGDKPYMAPDQLECGHANLLQVAVKHFRSVKKMGGEDFCRCYQEQLEAELDEAFTNFIKHNDGKNIFYAARTPATLFAVMFAMYVASLVTGFLGINTVATVCNLIMGVALAALCLWAYVKYSGEFREVGSVIDQVAETLWEQRTPRKIFSKLFEVARSRVSLDSLITAQRTRLASNNNVKKKN
- the LOC110493797 gene encoding atlastin-2 isoform X2, whose protein sequence is MAEESRLQHRNHSPQNCKNSIFGEGEHGVEGVPHKMSPEEEEVLLSEEDEEEALSARPVQIVVAHEDDHAFELDEAALERILLQEHVRDLNVVVVSVAGAFRKGKSFLLDFMLRFMYNQTSCSWLGGHEEPLTGFTWRGGCERETTGILAWSEVFVVDKPDGSKVAVLLIDTQGAFDSQSTIKDCATLFALSTMTSSVQVYNLSQNVQEDDLQHLQLFTEYGRLALEEIYEKPFQTLMFLIRDWSYPYEHSYGLEGGKSFLEKRLQVKQNQHEELQNVRKHIHSCFSNIGCFLLPHPGLKVATNPNFDGRLTDIDDDFKTELVNLVPILLSPENLVEKEIGGSKVTCRDLVQYFKAYMKIYQGEELPHPKSMLQATAEANNLAAVAGAKDIYNKGMEQVCGGDKPYMAPDQLECGHANLLQVAVKHFRSVKKMGGEDFCRCYQEQLEAELDEAFTNFIKHNDGKNIFYAARTPATLFAVMFAMYVASLVTGFLGINTVATVCNLIMGVALAALCLWAYVKYSGEFREVGSVIDQVAETLWEQIFSKLFEVARSRVSLDSLITAQRTRLASNNNVKKKN